From Hallerella porci, a single genomic window includes:
- a CDS encoding aminotransferase class I/II-fold pyridoxal phosphate-dependent enzyme — protein MLDLEKAKAQGTYREFKDTASFEKSIRFGSKNLLNLASNDYLGIATSRTLRDEFLETIKIKDVFFGSGASRLVYNSSDAFYELENWFEKRLNKKALIFNSGYSANLGVISAMADPKTLFVADKLIHASMIDALQLSKANFKRFAHNDMEALSRILEKEHSAYETIIVLTESVFSMDGDIADLKTMVSLKKQYENVKLYVDEAHSFFALNELGIVHSQNLDNEIDFILITLSKALGGSGAVFLCNQEMREILINSARSLIFSTAIPSVDVAWTSFILSKDFSDRRKNLQECVDFLGLSKTQICPFIVGENEDTLALAKDLTDAGFFVPAIRPPTVPVHTSRLRISLRGDITAEELKPLKEILDAYSKAHLQS, from the coding sequence ATGCTCGATTTAGAAAAAGCAAAAGCGCAAGGCACTTACCGCGAATTTAAAGACACCGCGTCTTTTGAAAAAAGTATTCGCTTTGGTTCAAAAAATCTTTTGAATTTAGCGAGTAACGATTACTTAGGAATCGCAACAAGTCGCACGTTACGCGATGAATTTTTAGAAACCATAAAAATCAAAGATGTCTTTTTTGGCTCGGGCGCAAGCCGTTTAGTTTATAATTCATCGGATGCTTTTTACGAACTCGAAAATTGGTTCGAAAAACGCTTAAACAAAAAAGCGCTTATTTTCAATTCGGGCTACAGCGCAAACTTGGGCGTGATTTCTGCAATGGCAGATCCGAAAACTCTTTTTGTCGCAGACAAATTGATTCACGCAAGCATGATCGATGCGCTCCAACTTTCCAAAGCAAATTTCAAACGCTTCGCGCATAACGATATGGAAGCGCTTTCTCGCATTTTAGAAAAAGAACATAGCGCTTACGAAACGATCATCGTTTTAACCGAATCCGTCTTTAGTATGGACGGTGACATCGCCGATTTAAAGACGATGGTTTCGCTCAAAAAGCAATACGAAAACGTCAAACTTTACGTCGATGAAGCGCATTCATTTTTTGCATTAAACGAACTTGGAATTGTGCATTCTCAAAATCTCGATAACGAAATCGATTTTATTTTAATCACACTTTCCAAAGCGTTGGGCGGCTCGGGCGCAGTCTTTTTGTGCAATCAAGAAATGCGAGAAATTTTAATTAACTCTGCGCGCAGTTTGATTTTTTCCACCGCAATTCCAAGCGTTGATGTGGCGTGGACAAGTTTTATTTTATCCAAAGATTTTAGCGACCGCAGAAAAAATTTGCAAGAATGCGTTGACTTTTTAGGACTTAGCAAAACGCAAATTTGTCCGTTTATCGTGGGCGAAAACGAAGACACTTTGGCACTTGCAAAAGATTTAACCGACGCCGGATTTTTTGTGCCCGCCATTAGACCGCCAACGGTTCCTGTTCACACATCGCGCCTTCGCATTAGTTTACGCGGCGACATTACCGCCGAAGAACTCAAACCGCTTAAGGAAATTTTAGATGCGTATTCAAAAGCTCATTTGCAATCATGA
- a CDS encoding pimeloyl-ACP methyl esterase BioG family protein, with translation MRIQKLICNHENAPLVLVFLGYAFTPDCLKNFDFQNCDVAVVYDYQNFEFENPELFEEIKNSNREKILIAWSMGVWVANQFASEIKFQKAVAINGTPFGIHDSFGISKETFKNSIDNFDFEMFKKWCFLGDAAKANFKFSENPKAELQNFYDHILENVENKIAWDKAIVSKKDVVFPPKASACFACPVQTILAPHFPFFKLKSLEEILAI, from the coding sequence ATGCGTATTCAAAAGCTCATTTGCAATCATGAAAACGCTCCGCTCGTCCTCGTGTTTTTGGGCTACGCGTTTACGCCGGATTGCTTGAAAAATTTTGACTTTCAAAATTGCGATGTCGCAGTCGTTTACGATTATCAAAATTTTGAATTTGAAAATCCAGAACTTTTCGAAGAAATCAAAAATTCAAATCGCGAAAAAATTTTAATCGCTTGGTCGATGGGCGTGTGGGTTGCGAATCAATTCGCTTCGGAAATTAAATTTCAAAAAGCCGTCGCCATCAACGGAACGCCTTTTGGCATTCACGATTCCTTTGGAATTTCCAAAGAAACTTTCAAAAATTCCATCGACAATTTCGATTTTGAAATGTTTAAAAAGTGGTGCTTCTTAGGCGATGCCGCCAAAGCGAATTTTAAATTTTCAGAAAATCCTAAAGCAGAACTTCAAAATTTTTACGACCACATTTTAGAAAATGTCGAAAATAAAATCGCTTGGGATAAAGCGATTGTTTCGAAAAAAGATGTCGTGTTTCCGCCGAAAGCTTCCGCGTGTTTTGCGTGTCCTGTGCAAACGATTTTAGCGCCACACTTTCCGTTTTTCAAATTGAAATCTCTGGAGGAAATTCTTGCGATTTGA
- a CDS encoding methyltransferase domain-containing protein: MRFERAKNYDEFATAQKKAAADLSELLTKQIHAADKIYEIGCGSGIFTQHILKEISFKELTLNDLYKSLPMEKYPSQIGDICTLEIPKNLNLIVSSSVLQWIDDLNSLFQKIDDSLFEKGMFAFAMFTNGTLFELERFTHQGLAYKTPDEICSLLKNHFEILDSKENFCTLQFENLFALLDSLKQTGVNNLDGNFHLTKSNFKELEKSFDGKFNLTYRYLVVVCKKFN; this comes from the coding sequence TTGCGATTTGAGCGTGCAAAAAATTACGATGAATTTGCGACAGCGCAAAAGAAAGCCGCTGCCGATTTATCGGAATTGCTCACGAAGCAAATTCACGCCGCCGATAAAATTTACGAAATCGGTTGCGGTTCAGGAATTTTCACGCAGCATATTTTAAAAGAAATTTCGTTCAAAGAACTCACCTTAAACGATTTGTATAAAAGTCTGCCGATGGAAAAATATCCATCGCAAATCGGAGACATTTGCACTTTAGAAATTCCGAAAAATTTAAATCTCATCGTTTCTAGTTCGGTGCTTCAATGGATTGATGATTTAAATTCGCTTTTTCAAAAAATTGATGATTCGCTTTTTGAGAAAGGAATGTTTGCATTTGCGATGTTTACAAACGGAACGCTCTTTGAATTGGAACGTTTTACGCATCAAGGACTCGCTTATAAAACTCCCGACGAAATTTGTTCGCTTTTAAAAAATCATTTTGAAATTTTAGATTCCAAAGAAAATTTTTGCACGCTGCAATTCGAAAATTTATTTGCGCTTCTCGACAGTTTAAAACAAACCGGCGTGAATAATTTAGATGGAAATTTTCACCTCACGAAAAGCAATTTCAAAGAACTCGAAAAATCTTTTGATGGAAAATTTAATTTAACCTATCGATATTTAGTCGTCGTTTGTAAAAAATTCAACTGA
- the tyrS gene encoding tyrosine--tRNA ligase, whose protein sequence is MQKLSKGLFMQFLPVKEQLDILLRGVAEIIPADELEQKLQKSYDTGIPLRVKLGVDPTAPDVHLGHTVVMRKLRQFQDLGHTVVLIVGDYTAQIGDPSGRNKARPRLSHEQVLENAKEYQQQFFRVVREDRVEIHYNGEWFSKLPFSKVTELMGQFTVAQMLEREDFHNRYASNSPISLHEFMYPMMQGYDSVAIRSDVELGGTDQKFNVCRGRDLQMYENMPLQIGMFMPILLGTDGKSKMSKSLGNYVGVNEPADVMYHKIYNLADSIVENWFELLTDVSIDEIKKMMADIAAGSLSPNAAKDRLAKEIVSQYYGKEAADAAAAKEKEIHSGNAIPSDAKECKVEAGAYKALDLLVAIKAFASKGEARRMVQNGGVKIAGEKLSDPMTEIQISGSDSLLIQVGKRNFFKVNF, encoded by the coding sequence ATGCAAAAATTATCAAAAGGACTTTTTATGCAATTCCTCCCTGTCAAAGAACAATTGGACATTCTGCTTCGCGGTGTAGCCGAAATTATTCCGGCGGATGAACTCGAACAAAAGCTCCAAAAGTCTTATGATACGGGGATTCCTCTCCGCGTAAAACTCGGCGTAGATCCGACCGCTCCCGATGTGCATCTCGGTCATACGGTGGTCATGCGCAAACTTCGCCAATTCCAAGATCTCGGTCATACGGTGGTTCTCATCGTCGGCGATTACACGGCGCAAATCGGCGACCCTTCGGGTCGTAACAAAGCGCGTCCGCGTCTTTCTCACGAACAAGTTCTCGAAAACGCAAAGGAATATCAGCAGCAATTTTTCCGCGTCGTCCGCGAAGACCGCGTCGAAATTCATTACAACGGCGAATGGTTTAGCAAATTGCCTTTCTCCAAAGTCACAGAACTCATGGGGCAGTTTACCGTAGCGCAAATGCTTGAACGCGAAGATTTCCACAATCGTTATGCGTCGAACAGTCCGATTAGCCTTCACGAATTTATGTATCCGATGATGCAGGGTTACGATTCTGTCGCCATTCGGAGCGATGTTGAACTCGGCGGCACCGATCAAAAGTTCAATGTTTGCCGCGGACGTGATTTGCAAATGTACGAAAACATGCCGCTTCAAATCGGAATGTTTATGCCGATTCTTCTCGGCACCGACGGCAAATCCAAAATGAGCAAGAGCCTCGGCAATTACGTGGGCGTAAATGAACCCGCCGATGTTATGTATCACAAAATTTATAACCTCGCCGATTCCATTGTCGAAAACTGGTTTGAATTGTTGACGGACGTTTCCATCGACGAAATCAAAAAGATGATGGCCGATATCGCAGCCGGTTCTCTTAGCCCGAACGCAGCGAAAGATCGCCTCGCCAAAGAAATTGTTTCGCAGTATTACGGCAAAGAAGCTGCCGATGCAGCTGCAGCCAAAGAAAAAGAAATTCACAGCGGAAATGCAATTCCGTCCGATGCGAAAGAATGCAAAGTTGAAGCAGGCGCTTACAAAGCCCTCGACCTTTTGGTCGCAATTAAAGCATTTGCATCCAAAGGCGAAGCGCGTCGCATGGTGCAAAATGGCGGCGTAAAAATCGCAGGCGAAAAACTTTCCGACCCGATGACCGAAATTCAAATTTCCGGCTCGGATTCTCTCTTGATTCAAGTTGGTAAGCGCAATTTCTTCAAGGTGAATTTCTAA
- a CDS encoding 1-phosphofructokinase family hexose kinase → MSESLILGLNPTWQRLFFVDEFKPGEVNRIARVEEFTSGKGINCARILKMLGGEFTLAHFLGGERSGSMCDEVAAAGIRQLPIWIAAATRVCTTIVSKGDTTELIEPSPQISEAENNDFLQTIGEVWDDVLNVIVCGSFPNGFKTETLTALNLQGKRLFIDAVNGIDAWLESGVELLKINLDEYCKLLQRFGIPQITSSPQFWKMTASTLLDRLPIHNLVVTDEELPIHAFYRLEGKVMGIELQPPQVKVVNDIGAGDAFLAGWLAADSLGLPINDCLAKATAVASARCEVDRPWSLDIGRVSALESELLPLIKKMTD, encoded by the coding sequence ATGAGCGAATCCCTGATTCTCGGGCTCAACCCGACGTGGCAACGCCTTTTCTTCGTGGACGAATTTAAGCCCGGAGAAGTGAATCGCATTGCTCGAGTCGAAGAATTTACTTCGGGCAAGGGAATCAACTGCGCTCGCATTTTAAAAATGTTGGGCGGGGAATTTACATTAGCGCATTTCCTCGGCGGAGAACGCAGCGGTTCAATGTGCGATGAAGTGGCAGCAGCAGGGATTCGTCAACTGCCGATTTGGATTGCCGCGGCAACGCGTGTGTGCACGACGATTGTTTCAAAAGGCGATACGACGGAACTCATTGAACCGTCGCCTCAAATTTCCGAAGCCGAAAATAATGATTTCTTGCAAACTATCGGCGAAGTTTGGGACGATGTTTTAAATGTCATCGTCTGCGGCTCTTTTCCGAACGGTTTTAAAACCGAAACTTTAACCGCATTAAATTTGCAAGGAAAACGCTTGTTTATCGATGCGGTGAACGGCATTGACGCTTGGCTCGAAAGCGGCGTAGAACTTCTCAAAATCAATTTAGACGAGTATTGTAAACTCTTACAGCGATTCGGTATTCCGCAGATTACGTCTAGCCCGCAATTCTGGAAAATGACCGCTTCGACTCTTCTCGATCGCTTGCCGATTCACAATTTAGTCGTCACCGACGAAGAATTGCCAATTCATGCATTTTACCGTTTAGAAGGTAAAGTAATGGGCATTGAATTGCAGCCGCCTCAAGTCAAAGTCGTAAACGATATCGGCGCTGGCGATGCATTCTTAGCCGGTTGGCTCGCCGCGGATTCCCTCGGCCTTCCGATTAACGATTGCTTGGCAAAAGCGACTGCAGTCGCCTCGGCACGTTGCGAAGTAGATCGCCCGTGGAGCTTAGACATTGGACGCGTTTCGGCTCTCGAATCGGAATTGCTTCCGCTCATCAAAAAAATGACCGATTAA
- a CDS encoding phosphorylase family protein: MACAKQAKKSKKTLIAIPSWMEWKVLFPHIPYKATVQNPHPLSANADASCVGIGLVDFASGLSRLIYTQKYNRIILAGVAGALPESGLSSGDIVRVDEECAGDIGYWNEDAFRPYFKRPHIDKATPSKLAPESIAKLPGVRGISVNTMTASKQALEFRARFFKAKVEAMEGATAFVIANAFGIQIFEVRTISNFTGDLDESKWNLKQSLKTLQQQILNPILEGK, from the coding sequence ATGGCGTGCGCAAAGCAAGCGAAGAAATCAAAGAAAACGTTAATCGCGATTCCTTCGTGGATGGAATGGAAAGTTCTCTTTCCGCACATTCCGTATAAAGCGACCGTTCAAAACCCGCACCCGCTTTCTGCAAACGCAGACGCTTCTTGTGTCGGCATCGGACTTGTCGATTTTGCTTCGGGGCTTTCCAGGTTAATTTATACGCAAAAATATAACCGCATTATTCTCGCCGGTGTCGCCGGCGCTCTTCCCGAAAGCGGTCTTTCTTCTGGCGATATTGTCCGCGTAGACGAAGAATGTGCAGGCGATATCGGCTATTGGAATGAAGATGCATTTCGCCCGTATTTTAAGCGCCCGCATATCGATAAAGCGACGCCGTCAAAACTTGCGCCCGAATCAATTGCAAAACTTCCGGGAGTCCGCGGCATTTCGGTGAATACGATGACCGCGAGCAAGCAAGCCTTAGAATTTCGCGCTCGCTTTTTCAAAGCAAAAGTCGAAGCGATGGAAGGCGCCACCGCATTTGTCATCGCAAACGCTTTCGGCATTCAAATTTTCGAAGTCCGCACGATTAGCAATTTTACCGGCGATTTAGATGAATCCAAATGGAATTTGAAGCAATCGCTCAAAACTCTCCAGCAACAAATTTTAAATCCGATTCTCGAAGGCAAATAA
- a CDS encoding 1,4-dihydroxy-6-naphthoate synthase, whose product MQKLRLGISTCPNDTFIYEALVCGLFPSQFEWEVTFADVQTLNEKVLRGELDVAKVSCGVLPFIQENYQLLSCGGAMGYGCGPLLFSSEESATFDASQETLLPGKNTTAALLFRFWFQKTQPQKTPRISYAFFNEVYDALCTKKQKQGVVIHEKRFTWKRDHLGLLTDLGEFWENETHSPIPLGCTVAKHSLGKSTIQSVEEEIRRSLDLAWARPQLVSDFIRKKAQIPDDSVIEQHIRMFVTEFTCNIGEEGKKAIRFTMECSIGN is encoded by the coding sequence ATGCAAAAACTTCGCTTGGGAATTTCCACTTGCCCGAATGATACTTTCATCTACGAAGCGCTCGTTTGCGGGCTTTTTCCGTCGCAATTCGAATGGGAAGTTACTTTCGCCGATGTGCAAACTCTCAACGAAAAAGTGCTTCGCGGAGAATTAGATGTCGCCAAAGTGAGCTGCGGCGTTTTACCGTTTATTCAAGAAAATTATCAGTTGCTTTCGTGTGGCGGCGCCATGGGATATGGTTGCGGACCTCTTCTTTTTTCGTCCGAAGAAAGCGCGACATTTGACGCTTCCCAAGAAACGCTTCTCCCGGGGAAAAATACAACCGCCGCTCTTCTCTTTCGCTTTTGGTTTCAAAAAACGCAGCCGCAAAAAACGCCGCGCATTTCGTATGCATTTTTCAACGAAGTTTACGATGCGCTCTGCACAAAAAAGCAGAAACAAGGTGTCGTCATCCACGAAAAACGTTTTACCTGGAAGCGCGATCATCTCGGGCTGTTAACCGATTTAGGCGAATTTTGGGAAAACGAAACCCATTCGCCCATTCCGCTCGGCTGCACCGTGGCGAAGCATTCTTTGGGAAAATCGACCATTCAAAGCGTCGAAGAAGAAATTCGTCGTAGTCTTGATTTGGCGTGGGCGCGCCCGCAACTCGTCTCGGACTTTATCCGCAAAAAAGCGCAAATTCCCGATGATTCCGTCATCGAACAGCACATTCGGATGTTCGTCACCGAATTCACGTGCAACATCGGCGAAGAAGGGAAAAAAGCAATTCGATTCACAATGGAATGCTCAATTGGAAATTAG